The Nostoc sp. 'Lobaria pulmonaria (5183) cyanobiont' genome window below encodes:
- a CDS encoding type 1 glutamine amidotransferase: protein MTSQNLELTIGWLYPTLMSTYGDRGNVITIERRAQWRGYDVKVLPLDQNATAADIKTVDVIVGGGAQDRQQEIVMRDLQGAKADAMRDKIENGTPGVFTCGSPQLLGHYYEPGLGQRIDGLGILDLVSVHPGENTKRCIGNLVIEVTASRLARDLKEMTGSTPYLVGFENHGGRTKLGKVEALGRVVYGLGNNGEDGTEGAFYQNAIATYSHGPLLPKNPFVADWLIQTALRLKYQQEITLKSFDDSLAVQAREAMFKRLKVSLPSATAAKV from the coding sequence ATGACTTCTCAAAATTTAGAATTAACAATTGGTTGGCTTTATCCGACGCTGATGAGTACCTATGGCGATCGCGGTAATGTAATTACTATAGAACGTCGCGCTCAATGGCGGGGATACGATGTGAAAGTGTTACCCCTAGATCAAAATGCCACAGCCGCAGATATTAAAACTGTAGATGTCATAGTCGGTGGTGGCGCACAAGACCGCCAGCAAGAGATTGTCATGCGTGATTTGCAAGGTGCGAAAGCCGACGCTATGCGGGACAAAATCGAAAATGGAACACCAGGAGTATTTACTTGTGGTTCACCCCAATTACTGGGACATTATTATGAACCAGGCTTGGGACAACGAATTGATGGTTTGGGAATACTTGATTTAGTTTCTGTGCATCCTGGTGAAAATACTAAGCGCTGTATTGGCAACTTAGTAATTGAAGTGACAGCTTCCCGTCTGGCGCGAGATTTAAAAGAGATGACAGGTAGCACACCATATTTGGTAGGCTTTGAAAATCACGGCGGACGTACCAAGTTGGGGAAAGTGGAAGCTTTGGGGCGAGTGGTGTACGGTTTGGGAAATAATGGAGAGGATGGGACAGAAGGAGCATTTTATCAGAATGCGATCGCTACTTATTCTCACGGGCCTTTGTTACCGAAAAATCCTTTTGTCGCCGATTGGTTAATTCAAACAGCGCTGCGGCTAAAGTATCAGCAGGAAATTACCTTAAAATCTTTTGACGATAGCCTCGCTGTACAAGCACGAGAAGCGATGTTTAAGCGCTTAAAAGTCAGTTTACCAAGTGCTACTGCGGCGAAAGTTTAA
- a CDS encoding type II toxin-antitoxin system VapC family toxin yields MQFVLDCSVAISWCLVDENDDYANAILAMMPDSEAFVPGIWSLEIANTLVVAERRERMTKEQSEQAIALLQSLLIQVDRVTDVKGLDVTLKLARQEGLAAYDAAYLELALRLQLPLATLDTRLAEAATRCGVGFVVVNEET; encoded by the coding sequence ATGCAGTTTGTTTTGGATTGTTCTGTAGCAATTAGTTGGTGCTTGGTGGATGAAAACGATGATTATGCTAATGCCATATTGGCAATGATGCCAGATTCTGAAGCTTTTGTACCAGGAATTTGGTCGCTGGAGATTGCTAATACCCTTGTTGTGGCTGAACGACGTGAGCGGATGACTAAGGAACAATCTGAGCAAGCTATTGCTTTGTTACAGTCACTGTTGATTCAGGTCGATCGAGTTACGGATGTAAAGGGATTGGATGTAACCTTGAAGCTAGCACGACAGGAAGGTTTAGCAGCTTATGACGCAGCTTATTTAGAATTGGCCTTGCGGTTACAATTGCCTTTAGCAACTCTTGATACTCGGTTAGCAGAGGCGGCGACTCGTTGCGGTGTGGGGTTTGTCGTTGTTAACGAGGAAACATGA
- a CDS encoding DUF29 domain-containing protein, producing MTSPSFINEKNLYEQDFYLWTQTIAQQLKENKFNEIDIHNLIEEIESMGRSEKRELKNRLIVLLMHLLKWQYQPEKRSESWRSTISEQRICIETLLEDSPSLQPLLAEVFENCYQKACVKASDETGIKLNLFHKESPFTLEETLKNSY from the coding sequence ATGACCAGTCCATCTTTTATAAATGAAAAAAACCTTTATGAACAAGACTTTTACTTGTGGACACAAACAATTGCCCAGCAGTTAAAAGAAAATAAATTTAATGAAATAGATATACATAATCTAATTGAAGAAATTGAAAGCATGGGGAGAAGTGAAAAACGCGAGTTAAAAAATCGATTAATTGTGCTATTAATGCACTTGCTGAAATGGCAATATCAACCAGAAAAACGTAGTGAAAGTTGGCGCAGTACCATTTCTGAACAGCGTATCTGTATTGAAACATTATTAGAAGATAGTCCCAGTTTGCAACCTCTACTTGCAGAAGTATTTGAAAATTGTTATCAAAAAGCTTGTGTAAAAGCATCTGATGAAACAGGTATTAAATTAAATTTATTTCATAAAGAATCTCCATTTACATTAGAAGAAACCTTAAAAAATAGTTATTAA